CGCGTCGCAGGTCGTGCTGCAGCTGGGCGGGCCGCTCCCCGTCCTCGACGGGGAAGCGGTGGTCGGGCTGGACGGGACCGGGCATGTGCCCACCCTAGGTGCGCCGTCGCCCCTAGAGTCGGCGCATGACGCAGCCCGACCGGCCGGACTGGCCCGGCTCCTGGACCCCCGGCTCGCACACCCTCGACGGGGTCACCCACGCGACGTACCGCCGCGGCACCGGCCCCGGCGTGGTCGTGGTGCACGAGATCCCCGGCCTGACCGCCGAGGTGGTCGGCTTCGCCGACGAGCTCGTCGACGCCGGCTACACCGTGGTGCTGCCGCACCTCTTCGGTGAGGCCGGCCGCCCGATGAGCGTGGGGCAGGTCGCGAAGGTCCTGCCCCGGGTGTGCATCAGCCGCGAGTTCACCGTCATGGCCACCGGGGAGACCTCACCGGTCGTCGCCTGGCTCCGCGACCTCGCCCGCACCCTGCACGACGAGCTCGGCGGCCCCGGCGTCGGCGCGCTCGGAATGTGCCTGACCGGCGGGTTCGCCCTCGCCATGGCCGTCGACACCTCGGTCGCCGCCCCGGTGCTGTGCCAGCCGTCGCTGCCGTTCGCCGTCGGTCGTCGCCGCTCCGCCGACCTGGGCCTCTCCCCCGCCGACCTCGACGCCGTCAAGCGGCGCGGCTGCAGCGTGCTGGGCCTGCAGTTCGAGAAGGACCCCACCACCGGGACCCGCTTCGACACCCTCGACCGCGAGCTCGGCGACGCGTTCCTCCGCGTCGACCTGCCCGGCCGGGGCCACTCGACCGTCACCGTGCACCGCCGCCAGGAGGCGGTCGACCGGGTGCTCGGCTTCTTCGAGGAAGTCCTCGGCGCCTAGCCCGCGCGGAGTGGTCACTGACGACACCGCCGACGCTCGCCGCGACGTCATCTGTGACCACTCCGCGGTGGGGACAGGCGGCACACCCACGTGCGGGCGCTGCTCGGCTTCTTCGAGGAGGTCCTCGGCGCCTAGCCGGTCGCTCGGCGCAGGACCCGCCGCAGGTGCTGCTCGAGCCGCTGGCACTCGTCGTGCGCCGTCACCCAGGCGCTCCGCCCCGGCGGCGGCAGGAAGCCGACCACGTCCATGACGTCGAAGTACGGCTGCGGCTCGGCCCCGGTCCGCGCGACGTACGCCGCGGCGAAGGCGTCGGCACGGTCGCTGCCGTGGCGGACGGCGATGTTGGTGCAGCAGTGCGCGACGTCGAGCCACACCGGTCCGACGGACGTCTCCACCCAGTCCACGACCCCGGTCACCCTCCCCCGTGACCACAGCACGTTGCGGTGGTGGAAGTCGCGGTGGACCAGCCGCGGCTCGTGCGCGGGGGGCTCGGTGCGCAGCAGGTCGAACGCGCCCTCCCAGACACCCCGGTCGCAGGCCCACGCCGGGACGACGTGCTTCGCCTCCCACGCCCAGGACTCGTAGGCCCGCAGCCCGGGGAGGGGCGGGACGTCGTGGACCGCGGCCAGCACCCGGGCCAGCTCGTCCAGCGACTCGTCGTCCACGCGGTCGACGTCGACCGCCCCGGGGACGAGCGTCATCAGGTGGGCCGGGACGCCGCAGGCCGCCCCGTCGGCGTCGAGGGCCAGGGAGCGCGGCGCCGGCACAGCGGAGCCCACCAACGCCTGCTGCACCTCGCTCTCGCGGGTGGTCAGGCCGGCGCCGTGGCTGCGCCAGGGCTCCCGGTCCATCAGCCGCAGGACGACGTCTCGGTGGGACTGCGTCGACAGCGCCAGCATCGTCGACGTCCAGCCGCCGACCAATTCCCGTGAACCCGTGACCTGCGAGGTCCGTCGCGCCGCCCAGTCGAGCGCGGGTCCGCCATCCATGCGATCGATGCTAATCGGGCCGTAGTTGCCGACAGTCCAACCTTCTGGCCGGCCCCCGCCGCCTGGTGACTGGGCTGAGCACACTCGCGGCCGTCGCCCGGACGGTTATGGCAGGCAAGTCCGACCCGCTAATTCGTGCTTCAGGCGTCCAACGCTGCTTCCGGAGCAGATGAGCCAGATCAGCCATCTCGGTAAAACCGCACCCTCCGAGTCCTCGGGATTCGGCGTCGTCTGTCGGTCGTCGCCTTTACGATCCCGCCCATGGAATTGGTGGTCCTTCTCGCCCTGCTGGCGATCTACCCGACGTACCTCGTCATCCGGAACATCCTCAAGGAGCGGTACTTCGCGAGCGAGGAGTTCCAGGCGCACAAGGCCGAAGTCGCCGCCATGGTGGCGGAGCACAACGAGGTCACCAACTACACCGCGGAGATCCGCAACTCGGGGTCGTTCCAACTCGGGGCGTCAGCGACGGGTCGTCAGGCAGGGCTGGCCTCGTTCGAAAACACCAGCAACTGGAACTACCGCCGAGACCGCAACGTCGCCAACTACGCCGCGCCGAACGTCCACAACTGCTCGCTACAGGTCGTCCGCAACGCCAGCGCCGACCCGCTGAAGTACCTCATGAAGTACTTCAACATCAAGGCGACCGAGGACAACCTGACTGAGGTCGAGAGCCTCGGCGAGAGCATCGCCAGCCTGGAGAACGCAGTGTCGAACCTCGCGAAGCGCGAGGAAGAGATCGCGGTCTCTATCGACCCGCCTCCCTTCATCCTCAAGCACTACCTCCACGAGTTCATGGAGCGTGTCGGCGTCGAGCTGTCGCCGATCAGCGTGCCCTACCCCGTCTATGCCTTCGAGTACGTGAGTGCCGGTGGGAACAGCTCGCAGCGCGCGACAATCACTCTGGACACCCGGACGATCGATGCCCTGGTCGAGACCCTCTCCACGAAGATTCGCTGGCGAAAGAGTGCCGCTGGACAGCGGGCCCTGATGACCGCGCGGCTGAGGACGCACATCAAGACCCGGGACAACTACACGTGCCAGCAGTGCTCCATCTCCGTCTACGACGAGCCCCACCTGCTGTTGGAGGTGGACCACATCGTCCCCGTCTCCCGGGGAGGCCTGTCCGCCGAGGAAAACCTGCAGACGCTGTGCTGGCGCTGCAACCGCACGAAGTCGAACAAGCTCCCGGCGTGACGCTGCTGCGTTCTAATGCGGACCACCGATGTTCATCGCCAACTACCCAAGGGCAGGTTCGTGATCTTGGACGGGACCGCGCGTTGCTGCCGGCGCTGCGCTATCCACCACCAGCTACGACGCAACGTAGCGCTGAATGAGCCGCACGGATAACTTTGCTTCACCCCCTATAGGCGGCGCCGAAGAGCGTCTCGGACTCGTCGACCCCGTCGAGCGCGACCGCGTCGCCGAGTCGTACCACGCCGCCCTCGAGCACCCGGCAGACCGACCCGCCGCGCCGGCGCAGGGCGGCCTGCGCCCCGACCCCGATGGTGTCGTCGAGCAGCTTGCAGGGCGCGGCGACCCGCACGACCTCCAGCACGACCGGCCCGACGCGGATGATGCTGCCGGGCGCCTGGGGCACCACGCCGTCGGAGACGGTGATGTTGCGCCGGGTTAGCGCGGCCGGCACCTCCGCGCCGAAGACCTCGGTGGCCTCGTCGAGCGACTGCTGGCTCTGGATCGTGACCTGGCGGTGCCGGGCTCCGTGGTAGCGGTCACCGACGATCCCCCGCGCGGTCTCGACCTCGACCTGCTCGGAGGGACGCATCGGGAGCCGTCGGCCCTTGGCGGTGTGGAGCAGCGAGACGGTCGGCACCCGACGAGCCTAGGCCGACAGCACCAGCCCGCTGGTCGGCACACCGGTGCCGGCGGTGACCAGCACGTGCGAGGACGAGGCGGCCTCGACCTGGTTGACCGCGGTGCCGCGCACCTGGCGCACCGCCTCGGCGATGCCGTTCATCCCGTGCAGGTAGGCCTCGCCGAGCTGCCCGCCGTGCGTGTTGAGCGGCAGCCGTCCCCCGATCTCGATCGCCCCGTCGGCCACGAACCCCGGCGCCTCGCCGCGACCGCAGAAGCCGAGCTCCTCCAGCTGCATCAGCACGTACGGCGTGAAGTGGTCGTAGAGGATCGCCATCGGCATGTCGTCGGGCCGCAGCCCCGACTGGCGCCACAGCTCGCGGCCGACCACGCCCATCTCGGGGATGCCGATGTCGTCGCGGTAGTAGGAGGTCATCACGAACTGGTCGCGCCCGCTGCCCTGCGCCGCGGCCGTGACGTACGCCGGCTTCTGCGCGAGGTCGCGCGCCCGCTCGGCCGAGACGACCACGAGCGCCTGCCCGCCGTCGGACTCCTGGCAGCAGTCGAGCAGGTGCAGCGGGTCGACGATCATCCGCGAGGCCTGGTGGTCCTCCAGCGTGATCGGGCGGCCGTGGAAGAAGGCGTGCGGGTTGGTCGCCGCGTGCCGGCGGTCGGCGACCGCCACCCGGCCGAAGTCCTCGGAGGTGGCGCCGTACTCGTGCATGTAGCGGCGTGCCTGCATCGCGACCGTGGCCGCGGGGGTGCCCAGGCCCATCGGGTAGGACCAGGCGTTGTCGAGCCCGTTGGTGTTGACCTGGGTGTTGGCGGCCACCGAGACCTGGCCGAAGCGGGCGCCGGAGCGCTCGTTGAAGGCGCGGTAGCAGACCACCACGTCGGCGACACCCGTCGCGACGGCCATCGCGGCCTGCTGCACGGTGGCGCAGGCGGCCCCGCCGCCGTAGCTGATCCGGCTGAAGAAGCGCAGCTCGCCGATGCCGAGCTCGCGGGCCACCGCGATCTCGCTGTTGGAGTCCATCGTGAACGTCGTCAGCCCGTCGACGTCGCCCATCGTGAGCCCGGCGTCCTCGACGGCGGCCCGCACCGCCTCGACCGCCAGCTGCAGCTCCGAGCGCCCGGACTCCTTGGAGAACTCGGTGGCGCCGATGCCCGCGATCGCGGCCCTCCCGGACAGCGAGCGGCTCACGCGGCCTCCTCCCCCACGGCCACGCGCACGGTGCCGATGACGTGGTCGCCCAGCGACACCGCCCCGGTCACCCGC
The Nocardioides marinisabuli genome window above contains:
- a CDS encoding dienelactone hydrolase family protein, whose protein sequence is MTQPDRPDWPGSWTPGSHTLDGVTHATYRRGTGPGVVVVHEIPGLTAEVVGFADELVDAGYTVVLPHLFGEAGRPMSVGQVAKVLPRVCISREFTVMATGETSPVVAWLRDLARTLHDELGGPGVGALGMCLTGGFALAMAVDTSVAAPVLCQPSLPFAVGRRRSADLGLSPADLDAVKRRGCSVLGLQFEKDPTTGTRFDTLDRELGDAFLRVDLPGRGHSTVTVHRRQEAVDRVLGFFEEVLGA
- a CDS encoding phosphotransferase family protein; the protein is MDGGPALDWAARRTSQVTGSRELVGGWTSTMLALSTQSHRDVVLRLMDREPWRSHGAGLTTRESEVQQALVGSAVPAPRSLALDADGAACGVPAHLMTLVPGAVDVDRVDDESLDELARVLAAVHDVPPLPGLRAYESWAWEAKHVVPAWACDRGVWEGAFDLLRTEPPAHEPRLVHRDFHHRNVLWSRGRVTGVVDWVETSVGPVWLDVAHCCTNIAVRHGSDRADAFAAAYVARTGAEPQPYFDVMDVVGFLPPPGRSAWVTAHDECQRLEQHLRRVLRRATG
- a CDS encoding HNH endonuclease; this encodes MELVVLLALLAIYPTYLVIRNILKERYFASEEFQAHKAEVAAMVAEHNEVTNYTAEIRNSGSFQLGASATGRQAGLASFENTSNWNYRRDRNVANYAAPNVHNCSLQVVRNASADPLKYLMKYFNIKATEDNLTEVESLGESIASLENAVSNLAKREEEIAVSIDPPPFILKHYLHEFMERVGVELSPISVPYPVYAFEYVSAGGNSSQRATITLDTRTIDALVETLSTKIRWRKSAAGQRALMTARLRTHIKTRDNYTCQQCSISVYDEPHLLLEVDHIVPVSRGGLSAEENLQTLCWRCNRTKSNKLPA
- a CDS encoding MOSC domain-containing protein, translating into MPTVSLLHTAKGRRLPMRPSEQVEVETARGIVGDRYHGARHRQVTIQSQQSLDEATEVFGAEVPAALTRRNITVSDGVVPQAPGSIIRVGPVVLEVVRVAAPCKLLDDTIGVGAQAALRRRGGSVCRVLEGGVVRLGDAVALDGVDESETLFGAAYRG
- a CDS encoding lipid-transfer protein, giving the protein MSRSLSGRAAIAGIGATEFSKESGRSELQLAVEAVRAAVEDAGLTMGDVDGLTTFTMDSNSEIAVARELGIGELRFFSRISYGGGAACATVQQAAMAVATGVADVVVCYRAFNERSGARFGQVSVAANTQVNTNGLDNAWSYPMGLGTPAATVAMQARRYMHEYGATSEDFGRVAVADRRHAATNPHAFFHGRPITLEDHQASRMIVDPLHLLDCCQESDGGQALVVVSAERARDLAQKPAYVTAAAQGSGRDQFVMTSYYRDDIGIPEMGVVGRELWRQSGLRPDDMPMAILYDHFTPYVLMQLEELGFCGRGEAPGFVADGAIEIGGRLPLNTHGGQLGEAYLHGMNGIAEAVRQVRGTAVNQVEAASSSHVLVTAGTGVPTSGLVLSA